One window of the Aptenodytes patagonicus chromosome 5, bAptPat1.pri.cur, whole genome shotgun sequence genome contains the following:
- the SMNDC1 gene encoding survival of motor neuron-related-splicing factor 30: MSEDLAKQLASYKAQLQQVEAALSGNAENEDLLKLKKDLQEVIELTKDLLSTQPSETLASSDSSASALPSHSWKVGDRCMAIWSEDGQCYEAEIEEIDEENGTAAVTFAGYGNAEVTPLFNLKPVEEGRKAKEDSGNKPMSKKEMIAQQREYKKKKALKKAQRIKELEQEREDQKVKWQQFNNRAYSKNKKGQVKRSIFASPESVTGKVGVGTCGIADKPMTQYQDTSKYNVRHLMPQ; the protein is encoded by the exons ATGTCAGAAGACCTTGCTAAGCAGTTAGCTAGCTACAAAGCTCAGCTTCAGCAAGTTGAGGCTGCCCTATCTGGGAatgcagaaaatgaagatttaCTAAAACTGAAGAAAGACTTACAG GAAGTCATAGAATTAACCAAAGATCTCCTTTCAACACAACCTTCAGAAACTCTTGCAAGTTCTGACAGTTCTGCTTCTGCTCTGCCTAGTCACTCCTGGAAGGTTGGGGATAGGTGTATGGCGATATGGAGTGAGGATGGACA GTGTTATGAAGCTGAGATTGAAGAAATAGATGAGGAGAATGGAACAGCTGCGGTCACATTTGCTGGATATGGCAATGCTGAAGTTACACCTCTGTTCAACCTCAAGCCTgtggaagaggggagaaaagcaaaagaggaCAGTGGCAACAAACCCATGTCCAA aaAAGAGATGATAGCCCAGCAACGAGagtataaaaagaagaaagctttgaaaaaagcTCAGAGAATTAAAGAACTTGAACAGGAACGAGAGGACCAGAAAGTCAAGTGGCAACAGTTTAACAACAGAGCctattctaaaaacaaaaaaggccaG GTAAAGAGGAGTATTTTTGCTTCCCCTGAGAGTGTAACTGGCAAGGTTGGAGTTGGAACGTGTGGAATTGCAGACAAACCTATGACACAGTATCAAGATACCTCTAAATATAATGTCAGGCATCTGATGCCTCAGTAA